A single window of Nocardioides kongjuensis DNA harbors:
- a CDS encoding MBL fold metallo-hydrolase, which yields MSTGGIATGHAVSPDSGRHWADEGAWEVAEGIHRIPLPLPMDALKAINVYVVQGDDGLTLIDGGWSIPVARELLDTSLRSIGSGFGDIKRFLVTHVHRDHFTLATVLGHEYGADVALGREEQPALELLHRAGRDGLDESPFLAVLRTAGAEEIAQLWAAGPGELPKPVDWAFPDTWLEGDRSFDVGRRRLDAVHTPGHTPGHYVFADQAEGVLFSGDHVLPTITPSIGFTVPPADQPLGQFMASLARVRELPDLRILPAHGPVAPSSYQRVDELLAHHEDRLDLCLASLKERGSATSLVVAKDLGWTRHERAFGELDVFSQGMAAMETKAHLDLLVARGQASAVDLPDGVVYTAS from the coding sequence ATGAGCACTGGAGGGATCGCCACCGGACACGCCGTCTCGCCCGACTCGGGTCGGCACTGGGCCGACGAGGGCGCCTGGGAGGTCGCCGAGGGCATCCACCGGATCCCGCTGCCGCTGCCGATGGACGCGCTCAAGGCGATCAACGTGTACGTCGTCCAGGGCGACGACGGGCTCACCCTGATCGACGGCGGCTGGTCGATCCCGGTCGCCCGGGAGCTGCTCGACACCTCGCTGCGCTCGATCGGCTCGGGCTTCGGCGACATCAAGCGGTTCCTGGTCACCCACGTGCACCGCGACCACTTCACGCTGGCCACCGTCCTCGGGCACGAGTACGGCGCCGACGTGGCCCTCGGTCGCGAGGAGCAGCCGGCGCTCGAGCTCCTGCACCGGGCCGGGCGCGACGGGCTCGACGAGAGCCCCTTCCTCGCGGTGCTGCGCACCGCCGGCGCGGAGGAGATCGCCCAGCTGTGGGCGGCCGGTCCCGGGGAGCTGCCGAAGCCCGTCGACTGGGCGTTCCCCGACACCTGGCTCGAGGGCGACCGCAGCTTCGACGTCGGCCGTCGCCGTCTCGACGCCGTGCACACCCCCGGCCACACCCCTGGCCACTACGTCTTCGCCGACCAGGCCGAGGGAGTCCTCTTCTCCGGCGACCACGTGCTCCCCACGATCACCCCGTCGATCGGGTTCACCGTCCCGCCCGCGGACCAGCCCCTCGGCCAGTTCATGGCCTCCCTCGCCCGGGTGCGCGAGCTCCCCGACCTGCGCATCCTGCCTGCGCACGGCCCGGTCGCTCCGTCGTCGTACCAGCGCGTCGACGAGCTCCTCGCCCACCACGAGGACCGCCTCGACCTGTGCCTGGCGTCCCTGAAGGAGCGCGGCTCCGCCACCTCCCTCGTCGTGGCCAAGGACCTCGGCTGGACCCGGCACGAGCGGGCGTTCGGCGAGCTCGACGTGTTCAGCCAGGGCATGGCCGCGATGGAGACCAAGGCGCACCTCGACCTGCTCGTCGCCCGGGGCCAGGCCAGCGCGGTGGACCTGCCGGACGGCGTGGTCTACACGGCGTCCTAG
- a CDS encoding thiamine ABC transporter substrate-binding protein gives MRTRMLTGRLSLVALSTTVLLASGCSLVSSESDHEKADDKTVTLVTHESFAIPDELVKAFEKDTGYDLRISKLEDAGALTNELVLTKDEPVGDVVFGVDNTFATRAVDEGVFASYAPTLPEGAAAHELDGDDDHALTPIDTGNVCVNVDDAWFRAKGIPAPTTLDDLTKPAYKDLFVIPGASTSSPGLAFLLATIARYGDGWPSYWTELVDNGAKVVKGWSDAYFTDFTFSGGDRPIVVSYDSSPAFTLTKAGDRTTTSALLDGCFEQVEYAGVLHGDTTNTAGAHAVIDWLLSPEVQAALPESMYVFPVDASVELPADWAKFAKRPATTEQVAPAEITEKRKAWLEQWTEIVSR, from the coding sequence ATGCGTACGCGCATGCTCACCGGCCGCCTCAGCCTGGTGGCCCTCTCCACCACGGTCCTGCTCGCAAGCGGCTGCTCGCTGGTCAGCAGCGAGAGCGACCACGAGAAGGCGGACGACAAGACGGTCACGCTGGTGACCCACGAGTCGTTCGCGATCCCCGACGAGCTGGTCAAGGCGTTCGAGAAGGACACCGGCTACGACCTGAGGATCAGCAAGCTCGAGGACGCGGGCGCATTGACCAACGAGCTGGTGCTGACCAAGGACGAGCCGGTCGGCGACGTCGTCTTCGGCGTCGACAACACCTTCGCGACGCGTGCGGTCGACGAGGGCGTGTTCGCGTCGTACGCGCCGACCCTGCCGGAGGGCGCCGCCGCCCACGAGCTCGACGGCGACGACGACCACGCGCTCACGCCGATCGACACCGGCAACGTCTGCGTCAACGTCGACGACGCGTGGTTCCGGGCCAAGGGAATCCCGGCGCCGACCACCCTCGACGACCTGACGAAGCCCGCCTACAAGGATCTCTTCGTGATCCCGGGCGCCAGCACCAGCTCGCCCGGCCTGGCCTTCCTGCTGGCCACGATAGCCAGGTACGGCGACGGCTGGCCGTCGTACTGGACCGAGCTCGTCGACAACGGCGCCAAGGTCGTGAAGGGCTGGTCCGACGCGTACTTCACCGACTTCACCTTCTCCGGCGGAGACCGTCCGATCGTCGTGTCCTACGACTCCTCGCCGGCGTTCACGCTGACCAAGGCGGGCGACCGGACCACGACCAGCGCGCTGCTGGACGGCTGCTTCGAGCAGGTGGAGTACGCCGGCGTGCTGCACGGCGACACGACCAACACCGCCGGCGCGCACGCGGTGATCGACTGGCTGCTCTCGCCCGAGGTCCAGGCCGCGCTGCCCGAGTCGATGTACGTCTTCCCGGTCGACGCCTCCGTCGAGCTGCCCGCCGACTGGGCGAAGTTCGCGAAGCGGCCCGCGACCACCGAGCAGGTCGCGCCGGCCGAGATCACCGAGAAGCGCAAGGCGTGGCTGGAGCAGTGGACGGAGATCGTGTCGCGATAG
- a CDS encoding ABC transporter permease, producing the protein MTRRLALGLLAAVPVAVVAVFFVLPVGAMLHRGVWPDGSFDPGAVLDVLRRPRTGRVLWFTVWTSTVATACAVLLGLPAAYVLHRLRFPGRALVRTALLVPFVLPTVVVGLAVRELISSSGPLGFLDLDGTPAAILIGLVFFNVAVVIRTVGVAWEGLDRRPAEAAAALGATPLAVFRTVTLPALRPAIVSAASVVFLFCATAFGVVLVLGGVRYSSVETEIYLLTADLLDLPAAAALSLVQMLAVVALLVVVGRLRAVPDPTLRRVAAAPTRPRPHDLPALVVTALTLALVALPVVALVIGSVRREGRWTLDSYRALGGSADGLLQVPVTHALLASLRIAVDATWMSLSLGLVVAFVVTRKVRSRAGRRARTILDGFFMLPLGVSAVTLGFGFLIALDQPPLDLRASPLLVPIAQALVALPLVVRTLVPVLAGIDDRQRQAAASLGAGPLRTLQTVDLAVVWRPLLAAAGFAFAVSLGEFGATSFIVRPAEPTLPVVIYRLLGHPGALNYGTAMAASVVLAAVTAGVILVVERLRVPGVGSW; encoded by the coding sequence GTGACCCGACGACTGGCGCTGGGACTGCTCGCCGCGGTCCCGGTCGCCGTCGTCGCCGTCTTCTTCGTGCTGCCGGTCGGGGCGATGCTCCACCGCGGGGTGTGGCCGGACGGCTCGTTCGACCCGGGCGCCGTGCTCGACGTGCTGCGCCGCCCGCGCACCGGCCGGGTGCTGTGGTTCACCGTGTGGACCAGCACGGTCGCGACCGCGTGCGCGGTGCTGCTCGGCCTGCCGGCGGCGTACGTCCTGCACCGGCTGCGCTTCCCCGGCCGTGCCCTGGTCCGCACGGCGCTCCTCGTCCCGTTCGTGCTGCCCACCGTGGTCGTCGGCCTCGCGGTGCGTGAGCTGATCTCGTCGTCGGGGCCGCTCGGCTTCCTCGACCTCGACGGCACCCCGGCCGCGATCCTGATCGGCCTGGTCTTCTTCAACGTGGCGGTCGTGATCCGCACCGTCGGCGTCGCCTGGGAGGGCCTCGACCGCCGGCCGGCCGAGGCTGCGGCCGCGCTCGGTGCCACGCCCCTCGCCGTGTTCCGCACCGTCACCCTGCCCGCGCTGCGCCCGGCGATCGTCTCCGCGGCCAGCGTGGTCTTCCTGTTCTGCGCGACCGCGTTCGGGGTGGTGCTGGTGCTCGGCGGCGTGCGGTACTCCTCGGTCGAGACCGAGATCTACCTGCTCACCGCCGACCTGCTCGACCTGCCGGCCGCTGCCGCGCTCTCGCTCGTGCAGATGCTGGCGGTCGTGGCGCTGCTCGTCGTGGTCGGCCGGCTGCGCGCCGTACCCGACCCCACCCTGCGCCGGGTCGCCGCCGCGCCCACCCGCCCCCGCCCGCACGACCTGCCGGCGCTCGTCGTCACGGCGCTCACCCTTGCGCTCGTGGCACTGCCGGTCGTGGCGCTGGTCATCGGTTCGGTACGACGTGAGGGCCGCTGGACCCTCGACTCCTACCGCGCGCTCGGCGGCTCCGCCGACGGCCTGCTGCAGGTGCCGGTCACCCACGCGCTGCTGGCGAGCCTGCGGATCGCGGTCGACGCGACCTGGATGTCGCTGTCCCTGGGGCTCGTCGTGGCGTTCGTGGTGACGCGGAAGGTCCGCAGCAGAGCGGGACGGCGGGCGCGGACGATCCTCGACGGCTTCTTCATGCTGCCGCTCGGCGTCTCGGCGGTCACGCTCGGCTTCGGCTTCCTGATCGCCCTCGACCAGCCGCCGCTCGACCTGCGCGCCAGCCCGCTGCTGGTGCCGATCGCCCAAGCGCTTGTTGCGCTGCCCCTCGTCGTACGGACGCTCGTGCCGGTGCTCGCCGGCATCGACGACCGCCAGCGCCAGGCCGCGGCCTCGCTCGGCGCCGGTCCGCTGCGGACCCTGCAGACGGTCGACCTGGCCGTCGTGTGGCGGCCCCTGCTGGCCGCGGCGGGCTTCGCCTTCGCGGTGTCGCTGGGGGAGTTCGGCGCGACCTCGTTCATCGTGCGCCCCGCGGAGCCGACCCTGCCGGTCGTGATCTACCGCTTGCTCGGGCACCCGGGCGCCCTGAACTACGGCACCGCCATGGCCGCGTCGGTGGTGCTCGCCGCCGTGACCGCCGGTGTCATCCTCGTCGTCGAGCGGCTGCGTGTGCCGGGAGTGGGATCGTGGTGA
- a CDS encoding diacylglycerol kinase has protein sequence MSQVIPEKPLRVVVWSTGTIGRHAIVGVDAHPDLELVGVWTSTPEKHGQDAGLLAGLDRELGIRATTDRDELVALRPDCVVHGAMTDDRVFESIADLTELVRDGVNVVSSGPVILLHRTGTLPDEMIEAIDEAGRQGNASLHVNGIDPGFANDVLPLVLTSLSQRIDHVVVSEIADYSTYYQPVVMRDLFGFGQPLDGADTKPLLWEPGILTTAWGPVVRLIAEGLGVRLDEPLVEEVDRRPAERDTKTVSLDVAEGTMGAVRFRVIGTVDGVPRVTLEHVTRTAPDQVPEWPTPAEGDGCYRIEITGEPCMKLEFTHHGEHGDHNVSGMIVTAQRLINAIPAVVAAKPGLVTALDLPLVTGRGLVAGTGTEGER, from the coding sequence ATGTCACAGGTCATCCCGGAGAAGCCGCTGCGGGTCGTCGTCTGGTCCACGGGGACGATCGGGCGGCACGCGATCGTCGGCGTCGACGCCCATCCCGACCTCGAGCTGGTCGGGGTGTGGACCTCGACGCCCGAGAAGCACGGCCAGGACGCCGGTCTGCTCGCCGGGCTCGACCGCGAGCTCGGCATCAGGGCGACCACCGACCGCGACGAGCTGGTCGCGCTCCGGCCCGACTGCGTCGTGCACGGCGCGATGACCGACGACCGGGTGTTCGAGTCGATCGCCGACCTGACCGAGCTGGTCCGCGACGGTGTCAACGTCGTCTCGTCGGGGCCGGTCATCCTGCTGCACCGCACCGGCACGCTTCCCGACGAGATGATCGAGGCCATCGACGAGGCCGGCCGGCAGGGCAACGCCAGCCTGCACGTCAACGGCATCGACCCCGGCTTCGCCAACGACGTGCTGCCGCTGGTGCTGACCTCGCTGTCGCAGCGCATCGACCACGTCGTGGTCAGCGAGATCGCCGACTACTCGACGTACTACCAGCCTGTGGTGATGCGCGACCTGTTCGGCTTCGGACAGCCGCTCGACGGCGCGGACACCAAGCCGCTGCTGTGGGAGCCGGGGATCCTCACCACCGCCTGGGGTCCGGTGGTGCGCCTGATCGCGGAGGGACTGGGCGTGAGGCTCGACGAGCCGCTCGTCGAGGAGGTCGACCGGCGCCCGGCCGAGCGGGACACGAAGACCGTGTCGCTGGACGTGGCGGAAGGCACCATGGGGGCCGTCCGCTTCCGCGTCATCGGCACCGTCGACGGAGTCCCGCGGGTCACCCTCGAGCACGTCACGCGTACGGCGCCCGACCAGGTCCCCGAGTGGCCCACTCCCGCCGAGGGCGACGGCTGCTACCGGATCGAGATCACCGGCGAGCCCTGCATGAAGCTCGAGTTCACCCACCACGGCGAGCACGGCGACCACAACGTCTCCGGGATGATCGTCACCGCGCAGCGGCTGATCAACGCGATCCCCGCCGTCGTCGCCGCGAAGCCGGGGCTGGTCACCGCGCTCGACCTCCCGCTGGTCACCGGCCGTGGCCTGGTCGCCGGCACGGGCACCGAGGGGGAGCGATGA
- a CDS encoding SDR family oxidoreductase: MSILDRFRLTDHVAVVTGAGRGIGAATAIALAEAGADVVISSRTEAQLKEVAVRIEDAGRRALVVPANLAHTDEVAALADAAFDEFGRLDVVVNNVGGTIPNAFLDTDVAYLEEAFHFNVATAHALSRAAVPLMLRSAGEGRQKSITSISSAMGRLAGRGYLAYGTAKAALAHWSRLAATDLNPEIRVNGVFVGSVMTSALEFVAGVPEMKTQLEEATPLGRIGEAEDIAAAVVYLASPAGKYVTGKLLEVDGGIQEPNLDLRLPDLRPDVNAT; the protein is encoded by the coding sequence ATGAGCATCCTCGACCGGTTCCGCCTCACCGACCACGTCGCCGTCGTCACCGGCGCCGGCCGCGGCATCGGCGCGGCCACCGCGATCGCCCTCGCCGAGGCCGGCGCGGACGTCGTCATCTCCTCGCGCACCGAGGCCCAGCTCAAGGAGGTCGCGGTCCGGATCGAGGACGCCGGGCGCCGCGCGCTCGTCGTACCGGCCAACCTCGCGCACACCGACGAGGTCGCCGCGCTCGCCGATGCGGCCTTCGACGAGTTCGGTCGGCTCGACGTCGTCGTGAACAACGTCGGCGGCACCATCCCGAACGCCTTCCTCGACACCGACGTGGCCTACCTGGAGGAGGCCTTCCACTTCAACGTCGCCACCGCGCACGCGCTCAGCCGGGCCGCCGTACCGCTCATGCTGAGGTCGGCGGGCGAGGGCCGGCAGAAGTCGATCACCTCGATCTCCTCGGCGATGGGCCGGCTGGCCGGGCGCGGGTACCTCGCCTACGGCACCGCCAAGGCGGCGCTCGCGCACTGGTCACGGCTGGCCGCCACCGACCTCAACCCGGAGATCCGGGTCAACGGCGTCTTCGTCGGCTCGGTGATGACCAGCGCGCTGGAGTTCGTGGCCGGGGTGCCGGAGATGAAGACCCAGCTCGAGGAGGCGACGCCGCTCGGCAGGATCGGCGAGGCCGAGGACATCGCCGCCGCGGTGGTCTACCTCGCCTCGCCCGCCGGGAAGTACGTCACCGGCAAGCTGCTGGAGGTCGACGGCGGCATCCAGGAGCCGAACCTCGACCTCCGGCTACCCGATCTGCGACCGGATGTGAACGCCACCTAG